In the Terriglobales bacterium genome, GCCATTCGGCCCGTTCAGTTTCGGGTGATTGGCGCTTAATGCCCTCACTGCTGCACCCGGCGCGCCGCCGTTGGTGACGCCGCCGGGAACGATATTCTTGTTAGCGATGCGCGCTACGGCGCTTTCCATCGCTTCATCGAGCCCGATGAGCTTCGATTCTCGGGCATTCAAATCGCTGATCTCCGCTTAACACAGCCCGGACACCAAGTAGAGTTGAAGACCGTTTGGCAAAAGACCCTCCGACGAGCAAAGGTTCCTTAGTTTCGCATTTACCATTTGCGATCCACGTATGCCACTCGCCTCAGTGCGGGCGGCGTAGCCGCCGAGTGGGTGACACAGCTGCTTCGCCAGGGGGACTCTCAGGTCTTCAAACGTTATTCGCAAATGAAACTGCAAATGAAGAGAGAAGCTTGGAGAAAATTAACCGCCAGGCGAATGAAATGCCTTTGGATTCTGGCACAGCGATGGTTCATCAGAAGTCGAACGGGGGTTGTCTTTCTCTTGGGACTTACTGGTCTGGCTCTCTATCTCTGTTATCTTCTCGTTGCTCCCTTCCTTAAGCCGATCCTCTTCGCATTCATCTTGGCCATCGTGTTTTATCCGGTGCAGGCAAAGATCCGCCATTGGGTCCGCAACCGAAACGCTGGGGCAGCGCTTTCCACGACTGCAGTAATTCTGGTGGTCGGAGCGCTTTCCTTTCTTATTGGAACTGCGGTCGTGTCGGGGCTCCACGACATCTATGATTCCTTGAGCGACTCAGGTGAGGGCAGGGAACGTCTCACCGTCTTTATCATTCAGCTATTCGACCGAGCTATCAGGTTTTGCATTCCGATGATAAGCGCAGTTTTTGAATTCATACGTGCCTCCACGTAAGGAATATTGCTTCATGCAAAATGGTTTCATCGCAGAAATTCAATGCTCGCGTCCGAAGCTCGTGAACGGGAGTGAGAATCGGTGCTCCTTCATTTTTGATGAAAAATACGACGAACTTCGCTGGTTTCGTCTTACTCGCGTTACGGCTTACGGCATGAACGTCTTCAGGCGATTCGTAAAATACCTGCCCGGGACCAAGCCGCTGAAGCGTGCCTCCGCGAAACTGCATCTCAACTTCCCCTTCGAGAACATAGACAACCGCATGCGCATCATGCCGGTGGATCGCGTCGACGGCTCCTGGGGCGTTATTGACAGTAATGACTTCAATCTCTTTACCCGGTGCTTCTGGAAGCTGTTTCGTAAAGAGCGTATTCACTTGCGGGGCATGCATTGCCGTGGCAAATCCGAAGGTAAAGATAAATACAGAGAGAATGAGCTTCTTCATGTTATACCTCGCTTCTGTCCTTTCGGTGATGTGCTGCGATAACCGTAAGGTCCGACTTCGTCAAACGGCTAACGGTCGCGCGAATTGTCGCTTCCGGGGAATCTTCGTAGAACAGTTCAATTCGATCGCCAGATTTGAGATTTCGCATTGCGCCCCACTTTCGCTTCGTTCGTCCATTGCAAAGACCCGTGATGTTGAGCTGACCTTTATAAAAGAAATGCAACACGCAG is a window encoding:
- a CDS encoding cupin domain-containing protein, with the translated sequence MKKLILSVFIFTFGFATAMHAPQVNTLFTKQLPEAPGKEIEVITVNNAPGAVDAIHRHDAHAVVYVLEGEVEMQFRGGTLQRLGPGQVFYESPEDVHAVSRNASKTKPAKFVVFFIKNEGAPILTPVHELRTRALNFCDETILHEAIFLTWRHV